One Coffea eugenioides isolate CCC68of chromosome 2, Ceug_1.0, whole genome shotgun sequence genomic window, AagttatcctttttttttaatcaatcaAGGGATTTacgtatttagtgtaaatttcTTGCTCTAACCAAGATGCAAATGAATACATTTGCTTCGAAATTGTATTGGGTATTTATTTGCTTCAGAATTTTGAACTTTTCTGATTCCCGGCTAATTCTTGGTGTTGTTAGGCAAAAGGGAACAAATGACTCGACGTATAGTGTTAGAAAAACGATCTTCATATCACATTCATGTCACGCATTTTGGTTGGGTTATAGTAGAGTTCTTCTGGGGCTTCCAATGACTAAGATTTATATCCCTGCTCATTTAGCTCAAGTGCAGCCTTCTCTAGTTTCAGGGTTCCGGATCTAAACAATTCCTGTTGGGTTTATTCTCAATCTAATTCCTCCTTCATAGCCTCTTATGATTACTTTTGTTAGTATTggtttgccttttttttttttcactttaactTGTATACTGTTAGCCCAGGCACTGAAGTACTTTATTGGGTTTCTTGAGGTCTGGTTTTCCTGGAAATCGAGATTCACACCTGTATAAGAGGTTAAATTCAGACTGGTTATGTAGATTTGTATGCACAAATTAAATTTGTTATGGGAAGAAGAAGTCGATGTTCTCAACAGACAATCATTTATTGGAACTTGATTTAGAATGTTTCCTTGTGATGGATTTCTATGCAGCAGACTTATCAGTTTTGTCCGGTACTTTGTTCTTTTGTTATTCTAGCactattttttattatctttttggttttccttttggaTATTAAGTTTGTGTCATTTgctatttcttttcttctgatactttttttatttttatttttgttctgaTTTTGTGGCTACATCAGTCTGCAGTAATAAACTCTGTTGAGTCTGGTGAAGAGGGGTTAAGCTGTTATGGGAACAGATAATCAAAATTGGCATTTGAATGTATCATTTGATCAATGGGTAGCAGTCCCAGTGCCCGGTCCACGACCTGCTGCTCGCTACAAGGTACTGTCAATGTTTAGAAGTCTCTTTAGGTCCTTGGACTTTAAGGAAACTGATCTCGTTTTCTTACTTCTTTCATACCTCTGGCTCTGcaatcttaaattttttttggcaaagTCATGGTGACAATATAGCATCTTCAGTTCCCTTAATTCACAACCAAATTTATCTTACAAAACCCTGCTCAAGATTGCGACTTGTTGATGGTTCAGTAATCTATGTTCTAGTGGCTTATCTGCTTCCTATGCTCTTTCCTTCTTGCACCTCTAGCATGCTGCAACTGTTGTTGATGAGAAGTTGTATATTAGTGGTGGAAGCCGTAATGGGCGCTACTTATCTGATGTCCAGGTATTGATCTTgatcattcattttattttcaaagCCTTTTTTTCTTGCACATTGTGAATTAGTTAATTTATTTTGTAGGCTTTTGACCTTAAAAGTCTGACATGGTCCACTGTAAAGTTGAAATTGGAATCTAATGCTGTTAAGATGAATGATGGGATCAAGTTTGAAGGTCTTCCTGCAATCGCTGGTCACAGTATGGTGAGATATAGGCCTAAAAGTATTCTTTTTGATCTTctgatctttttttttggtgctactTCAACTttaattcaattagaatttttGACTTTGAAGCTTGAATGGATTTTAGTTCATTCAGAATGTGGTTGTGCATTTTCACAAATAATGCAACCATTTTACATTCCATTTGCAGATTAAGTGGGAAAACAAGCTGTTGCTTCTTGCTGGTCATTCAAAGCATGTTTCTGACGGTGTAACAGGTTTATTATTTGAGATCAATTTTGTCCTGAGCAGTAAACTCtgatgttttcatttttatgttttttgacTTATTGCCTAGTTGATTAATTCTTGCAGTGCGCTTTATTGACCTTGAAACACATAATTGTGGTGTCATAGAGACCTATGGAAAGGTTCCTGTAAGTGAATATTCTGCTGCCTATTTCAGGATTTTGTTCCCACGTTTACtctttacaaaaaatttttGTCCTTCAACCAAACTCAGTCAGTGAGAAAAGGGTCTTACTTGGTGTTCTTTTTTCCATGCGGAGACCCTAGATTAAGTTTTTGGTACTCTTGACCCATTGTGCGCATACTGTTTCCAGGTAGCTCGTGGTGGGCAATCTGTTACACTAGTTGGCTCTAAGCTTGTAATGTTTGGCGGAGAAGACAGGAATAGAAGACTGCTCAATGATGTTCGGATATTGGATTTGGAGACCATGACTTGGAGCTCTGTGGAGACTACGTATGTGTCTGAGTGTTTACTAGTTGCTGTCATTATGCTTGTAGAAGAGTTTCCCTTCACTTTGCATCTATCTTGATAGGCAGACGCCTCCAGCTCCAAGGTTTGATCATGCAGCTGCACTGCATACAGAGCGCTACCTTCTGATTTCTGGCGGTTGTTCTCATTCAGTCTTTTTTAGTGATCTCCATGTGCTGGACTTGGAAACAGTAAGTGTGCCTTGTCTGTGAATTTCTTAGCACATTCAGATGTAAATACTTGTTTGCTGTAAGCCTAGTTGGCTTTCCATGGCAACACACTTTTTAAGAATTTATGTGATGCAGCAGCATGCCTTTGACCTGTTGTGTTCAAGGATAAGAGTTTCTCTATTttaattgttcttcattctTTGTACTACTATATTTGCATTCTGGCACATATCTAATGTTTAATTCATCACTTGAATATTCATGTAAAACTTCCTTGATGGTTATtgtttgattttgtcttttattGATTGCATTATTTATTGGGTCAGTCATAAGCCACTCTGTGTTTTCCTTGACTGTTAGGATTTAGAAGCAAATTTTTTGGTTCTATGAGACTGATTGATGTGTCCATGACCTTCTTAGATTTATTTGGCATGTCTGCATTTGGGCGAGACTCAATACCTGTGACCACAGATTGACAATTGCAATATTTGTTGCAAGAAGTCAACTCAGAATTGTGTTAGATATCTGGCATCTGTTATTCCAGCTTATTGTATTTTATCATTAGGGTTGGTTAGATAGGTCTGAAAAGGATATGCTTGGAAATATTGCCATGCTTTTTTTTGGCTCTTTCCTCTTTGGTGCAATTAGGTATTTTCTAGTTAAATATTGCTGCCAATTAGAGCATGTTGGGATGTATCAGAAAGTTTATCATCTTGCTTGCAATATTGCAGATGCAATGGTCCCAACCGCAAATTCATGGGGATCTGATGAGACCGAGGGCTGGTCATGCTGGTGTCACCCTTGATGAGGATTGGTACATAGTTGGCGGCGGAGATAATAGAAGTGGTATATATGTATTACTCTTGGCTCTCTTTGTTTTCCTTCCACAGTTCCACATACCATTGCTGATTATTTGGACTTCTGTTGCAGGTGCCCCAGACACTCTTTTGCTGGATATGTCTAAGCTTGCTGTGTCAGTGCTGACAAGTGTAAAGGGGAGAGAGCCACTAGCCAGTGAGGTTACTTTCTTTTGCTTTAAATCCTTGTTGGTTAATTTTGGAATTTGCGGATGCTGACTCCTAAAGTTCCCCACTTTTGTCGGAAAGTCTCTATGCAGTTGGAGTGTTGTGTATTTATAGTGAAAAGTTTTAGCTTTAGGGTCATAGCAACTAAATCACTAAAGAGAGTTGTTTTCCGGGAATGCTCTTCGGGTTTGTGTGATGAGTTTACATTTCTTGTAAATTGGTGGATTATATATTTGATACTGAAAACCACCTatctatttttttcttcaagaatgaTGCTGTGATAAAACTTCATTTTCCAGACATGAAAAATTTCCTGCTTGAAGGGGAAGGAGGCAGTTCTATTGGTGACGTCGTTTGATTAAAGTATcagaattaaatttcttaatAATTTATCACTTTCGGCAACCAAGTAGACATGGTGCCTGCAAATTTCTCAGTGAAACTTGCTCTTTCTATTCATGTACAAGTGTTTTTATTTCTCTCATGTGATTATGTTGTTCGTTTTTACCTCACAATCTGCAGCTCAATTTGCTTCCTTTTGTTATTTGGCTCAAATTTTTAGATGAAATCATGCTGCAAGcttggaaattttgtttcattcattcatttattctTTCTATAtttctctctctgtctcttttttttaatccaTAATCTGGTTACCACTTAATGGTTAACAAAACTCTGAATACAGGGCCTTAGTGTTTCCTCTGCAGTGCTAGACACCAAGAAGTTCTTGGTTGCCTTTGGTGGTTATAATGGAAAATATAATAATGAGGTATCTTCTCTATACATGTCTGTATAGTGTGCTACTTTCATTAGTCTGCGAAGATGTAGAGATTTGTCACTTGCAATTCATCTCCACCTAGATGTAACTATTACTTGATGGTGCTTGTTGTCCTCCAAGTATGCAATATTCTCTAAAGCATTATATTCATGTTAATTACTGACTAGATCGCCAAATGTAACTTATGTATAACAACACATTTTGACCACTGACATGTAGCTTTATGAGTCCAAAAAAAAGGGTTACTTATGTGATTATTTTCCCATTGTGGTCTGATGGATGAATATAAACCTGACCCTGCTCTTGTAGGTATCTTTTTTCTGTGGTTGATCTACTGGCTGGTTGTGTCTTTAGAAGTCCCTTAGCTGGCACAATACACACACGCACTTCAGTAGCTGATCACAATGTTATGTTTGGGTGGCAAACAGTTTAGTGAGAGGATTATGTTTTGTAGGAATTAAATAAGATCAAGAGGGATTTAGTTTTTGGCTTCATATGATAAGGGAAGAAAACTTTGTTTGTCTCTCTAGCTTGAACAGATGTTGTATTTAAACACCAAGTGTTTCGGTTCAACACTTGGATGCTTAGTTCTGAACTTCAGTGATGGCATAGGCAGCAAAGGGATATAGATGTTTTGTCTTTTCTTCTTGTAGAGGGTGTTCTGTCAATATGTTTGGGAAGATAGTGAGGTAGTCATTAAGTACTTAGTTACAGAAA contains:
- the LOC113762107 gene encoding acyl-CoA-binding domain-containing protein 4, translating into MGTDNQNWHLNVSFDQWVAVPVPGPRPAARYKHAATVVDEKLYISGGSRNGRYLSDVQAFDLKSLTWSTVKLKLESNAVKMNDGIKFEGLPAIAGHSMIKWENKLLLLAGHSKHVSDGVTVRFIDLETHNCGVIETYGKVPVARGGQSVTLVGSKLVMFGGEDRNRRLLNDVRILDLETMTWSSVETTQTPPAPRFDHAAALHTERYLLISGGCSHSVFFSDLHVLDLETMQWSQPQIHGDLMRPRAGHAGVTLDEDWYIVGGGDNRSGAPDTLLLDMSKLAVSVLTSVKGREPLASEGLSVSSAVLDTKKFLVAFGGYNGKYNNEVFVMRPKLKDNLLPKIFQSPAAAAAAASVTAAYALTKSEKLDLTEREDSNFKVIQVDHSQQDLSVEISSIREEKRLLELSLKEVRSENSSLKAKIEEINGTHAELSKELQSVQGQLVDERSRCAKLEALIAELQKNLESLQPVEEEVQILRKQKDEFEREMELAAASAQRQNSGVWRWIAG